From the uncultured Methanomethylovorans sp. genome, the window AGTGCCTTAATAGCTTCGATCAGCTCATTTTTAGTTCCATACTTTGTTCTTACGGTGCCCTTCTGCTCAAATTCCCCCAAATCATATAAATCATACACACCGTAACCTGTGTCACTGGAAGAGGTACCTTTGAAACAAGGTGGTATCCAAACAGCCGTAATCCCCAGTTCACTTAAATGAGGGGCGTCAGCTTTTAAGTTTTTCCAATGCTGACCATCATTTGCCATTGCATATTCAAAATATTGCATCATTATACCGTTTCTCATAAGCTATTCCCACAAACCTTTACTTTGTAATTCTGCGAGTCGATAAACTACGAACCTGTTTCAAAACTCACTTTTTCACTACTGTGAGAATTTGTTGAGAACTAAAAGCAGGACAAGTAAAGCTTTCATTGTTTGCCTGCTATAACCGAAAAAGGAAAAGTAGGAGTTTTAAAACAAGTTCTATGATTGATAATTTTTTTCTTCACATACCCCAGTAGATTTGCATCACAATTGCACTTCATATTATATAGGCTAGAAGTACAAAATGAGAAAAGAGTCATATTTTATGAATCCGGTTCTGTGGCTTTTTCAAAGGATTCTAGTGCTTCCTCATATCTTTCCAAATCACATAGGAGTTAACTAATTTCATTCCAAGCTTGAATTTTCCCCCCATTACTATTCCCAATACAGCCAGAATTAAATATTTAATTAGTCTTTTAGCCCACACCTTTTTCCTCTCCTATTGTATTCAATTTAACTTTTCATGGATAAATATCTCCTAAAATTCCTGGGTTCTAATTGGAGATATTCTTCTCATCCAATGGCCTTTTAAAATATAATTTGTAAAAAAGATTTGAGAGGTTTTACCCCTTCACCCAAGATTGGAGTAACGGAGGAATCCCCATATAAATTATTCATTCATCCTTAGATTTCTAAGTGACATATTTCAATTGTCCTTTTTTCATGTTGCTACCCTTCAAAAAGAGATTTTTTCAGTGGTTATTAGCCACGGGATCCCATCACAGGATAAACGTTACTATTGCCAGTATTACAAAGATTATCACTAGCCACTTTGCGATGTCCATCGACATTCCGGCAACTCCACGTGCGCCCAATACATAGGCAATAAAAGCCAGTATCAGGAATAGAATAGCTAATCCTATCAACATAGTAGAACACTCCCTATAAAATTACTCCCATATAATAAAATAACCCCTGTACATTTAAGAGCTTTGCTACAAGAAGCACTAAATTTACTCCAAAAACTCCTGGTCCTGATGTGAGATTCTCTAAGAACAAAATGGATTTTAGGATAAGATATAAGTAATGAGGACAAAAGATAAATGTTCATGATTCTGCAGTTGTAATAAAATTAATGCACATCTGGATTTGAGAAATCGCAATTATGTTTCGATAAATGGAGATTAAGTGAAAGACTACTGCAAATTATTTATACTAAGTCAGAATAAATTCTTTAAAATTGCGATTGATTTAGTCACTATTATTATTCTTTATGTACTGTTACTGGCACTGATTGTGGGAGTTATGAACACCCTCATGGATATCAAACCAGTTATATTAGGAACTGTTGGGGGCGGTTTTAGTCAGATAGTATCCAATGTCTTAACGATTTTTGTTCTTATTGATCTTTTCAAGACCTTTATTGATTATCGGGAACATCAGGAAATCAAAATTACATATCTAACTGATGCTACAATTTTGATAGTAATGCGTGAAATTGCGGCAGGAGTATATGCCCAAAGATTTGATTATCAGTTTGTATTAGGCCTATCGATATTGCTGTTTACATTGGGTATAGTAAGGGCTTTAGCTGTCAAATATCCACCCAAATTATGATTCGTCCCATTTGTAGTGGTAATGATATACCAATTCTGCATAAATCTTGAGAATAATTGCCAATTTTAATCTGCAAATATCAGGAATGAAAGTTTTTATGCAGAGTCAATTAAGCAAAAAATGGATATGTATGAGATAAAACGAATCGAGCAGCTAGATCGCTAAAATCTTCGGCTTATGCTAAGAATTAATCGATCTTTGATTTTTGATGTCCTTGGAGCCTATGTATGTGAGTGCACGCATGGTAATGCCTTTATGCTGAAAAAAGAATTAGATTATAGAGGGGATTTCGATGGTATTGAAATGCTCCTATTGTGAAAAATGGGGTCGTGGTTATTAGCTGTGGGAATTCGGAGAGAAACATATCCCATAGTATTTGAATGAAAGCAGAAATGATATCTGCCCATCGTGCGGGAATTATTTTAACCTTTGTATAGTATATATCTAATATAGGAGTTGTGGGAAAAAGTTCTTGTTCCGCTTGGAAACTTCAGAGATTTTACATATTCATATATATATATGAATAATTATTGCACCATTTTCAATCTAAACAGAAGAACTGTAAGTACCATCC encodes:
- a CDS encoding DUF1328 domain-containing protein, translating into MLIGLAILFLILAFIAYVLGARGVAGMSMDIAKWLVIIFVILAIVTFIL
- a CDS encoding phosphate-starvation-inducible PsiE family protein produces the protein MKDYCKLFILSQNKFFKIAIDLVTIIILYVLLLALIVGVMNTLMDIKPVILGTVGGGFSQIVSNVLTIFVLIDLFKTFIDYREHQEIKITYLTDATILIVMREIAAGVYAQRFDYQFVLGLSILLFTLGIVRALAVKYPPKL